CCCATCCCTCTGCCTCCAGGAAGGACTGTCTTGACTCAGGCTACATCACACATCAAGCATGAGGGACAAGTGCAGGCGAGTCGGCCTGGAGTATATGAGAGGCCCCACGAGCTCTCAGACCAGTTCTGCCCGTTCCAGAGAGGAGAGTGTCCTTGCCCGAGGTCATGCAGTAAGTGGGTGATATATTGGGGAATCAGAGTCCAGAGTCCCCACTGCTCAGCCAAGGACTCTTGTaaccctgtgttgcagtcaggttcgcgttgctggtagaaagcactcgaccaagagcagcttgtgggaaaaaaagcttatttttggcttacaggctccatgatggcagggaaaaatgaaggaaaaatgaaggcctgagcagagggtggacatcacctcctgaccaacataagatagacaacatcaacaggagaatgtgccaaacattggcaaggggaagctggctgcctgcccccaagaatacactgcctccaggaggatccaactcccaaattgctaccagctgcaGACAACATTCGGAGCACATATAAGTGTAtgagggacacatgaatcaaaccaccacaccctgaaaGAAGCATTGCACACTGGGGTGCTAGTTGGAGGAAGTTCTGCCTTTGGCAAGGAGAACCAGTTCTTTTCCCTAGAGGCTCCAGCCATTTCTGTCAGCCACTAGGTGGCAGTCTCTCCTCACAACTCAGAGCGTTGGAAGGCTCTAGTAACATTGTCTAGCATTGTTATGAAACAGATATACCTGTACACAATGCTCTTAAGAACTGACAGTGGaggccacgtgtggtggtgcacgcctttaatcccagcactcaggaggcagaggtaggaggatcgccaggggtttgaggccaccctgagactacatagtgagaccctacctccaaaaacaaaacaaaacaaaaactgatagtgggctggagagcttggtggttaagagcttgcctgtgaagcctaaggaccccggttcgaggctcgattccccaggactcacgtaaactagatgcacaagggggtgcacttgtcaggagtttgcagtggctggaggccctggcacacccattctttctatctgcctctttctctctgtgtccatcactctcaaataaataagtaaaaatttaaaaaaaaaaaagaactgatagTGGATAGGAAggttgcttagtgtttaaggcatttgcctatgaagccaaagaacccaggttcaattccccaggacccatgtaaaccagatgcacatggtggtgcatgcatctggagtttgtttgcagtggctggaggccctggctctcccattctctatctgcatctcctctctctcaagtaaaaaaaaaataaataaataaataaaaaaattttttttttttgtttttcgagatagggtctcactctggcccaggctgaccatgagtacactatgtagtctcagagtgcctcaaactcacagcgatccttctatctatctctgcctcccaagtgccaccatgccctgttcgttttttttttttttttctttagttaaaatttttttaagcagggcgtggtggcacatgcctttaatcccagcactcgggatagTGTACTCatggtcagtctgggccagagtgagaccctatctcgaaaaaccaaaaaaaaaaaaaacaaattacaaaagcATTATTTGTAaagaagaagaggggaaggaggaggaggggaaagaaggaggaagaagagaaggaagaagaattaTTGATAGGCATGcaggagttggaggcaggagggttgccacAAGGTCAAGGTTGGCCTGGTCTACACAGCAactttcagggcagcctgggctatacagtgatatccagcctcaaaacaaaacaaaacatggttgaagagatggcttagtggataaaggcacttgcttgcaaagcctaatggcctgggttcaatttcccagtacctgcataaagccagatgcacaaagtggtacgtgcttctggagttcattttcagtggcaagagatcctggtgtgcccaacactaccccctgcccctcccccaatctgcttgcaaatcaataagcaagtaaagtatttatttagttttaatttttaaattttttttaaatttatttattcgaaagtgacagagagataaacaggcagacagagagagagagagaatgggcacaccagggcctccagccactgcaaacgaactccagacgtgtgcgcccccttgtgcatctggctaacgtgggtcctggggaatcgaggcttgaaccggggtccttaggcttcacaggcaagtgcttaaccactaagccatctctccagcccttatttttaatttttttgttttatttttatttatttatttgaaagtgacaaagaggcagagagagagagagagagagagagagagagagagagagagagagagaatgggcgcgtcagagcctccagccattgcaaaagaactccagacacatgtgcccccttgtgcatctggctaacatgggtcctgggtaattgagcctcgaactggggtccttaggcttcacaggcaagcacttaaccgctaaaccatcgctccagcccaagtaaagtatttaaaaaaaaaaaaaaggctgggcatgatggtggtgcacacctctaattccagcactttggaggcacaagtaagaggatcactgtgagttcaaggccagactgcaCCTAAAGgagggtttatttttttgttgttgttttgttttgtttttcggttttttgaggtaaggtctcactctggcccaggctgacctggaattcactatgtaattttagggtggcctcgaattaacaaggatcctcctccctctgcctcctgagtgctgggattaaaaacgtgcgccaccatgcccagcttctctctcatCTTGAGACAGGGTGACGGGTATCCCAGGTTGGCTtctgcctgggattacaggtatgctgCACCACGCCCAAGTTTGGGATGTAATTCAAGGCCACATGCACACTAACCAGGCTCTCACTACACCCCCAGCTGCCAAGCTGTAACAAACAAAGGTCTTTCCAGACTTTGCCAACGTCCCCTGGGGGGGTGAGTGTCGCCGCCAGTTGAGGAGCACTGCTGCAGAATCACAAGGTCTGTGTTGCACCCGAGCACACCCTCCACAGGGAGATGAACCCAGAGGATGGTGACGAGTGCAGGGCAGAGGCGTCTGCTCAGACCCGAGGCTCAAGGGTCTTTCTGATTGAGGCAGTCCCTCTTGACCAGCTCTGGGGGCAAAAGCTGGGCAGGGAACAAGGCTGCCAGGCAGCTTGCAATAATCAGTTTGTCAGCATTTCTGCGTTTTCACCACTTCTGGTTCTTAGGGTGATGGTGCTAGAGGTGAGGCTGTGGAGGCTAGGACAGGAGGAGCAAGAACAGGACTCTGTTCTTGAGGAGAGATTTAAGTCAGCAAGCCAGGCATCCAGGTGGAGCTTAGCGGGATGGGGAAAGAGGCTGTGAGGACCTCAATGACCTTGGACAGCCTCTGCAGGGGTGAAGAGCAGACACTGGCGGTGGTGAGATGAAGGGCTCAGAGGAATCGCGGAAGGTGAGCTGAAGGTGGACAGGAGAGCAGGTAGACAGGTCctaggggaggaggagacagccaCAGAAAAGAATAAGGAAGTCAGGGCTGCTTTGCTGGTGGTGGCCACCTCCCCCTTATTGCTAACACCCCTCCAGCCACACCAGTCTCATTGCCTTCCTCAGCACATCTCCACCTCAgggttttcttgttgtttgtttttgttttttcgaggtagggtctcactctggcccaggctgacctggaattaatgatgtagtctcagggtggcctcaaactcacagtgatcctcctacctctgcctcccaagtgttgttgggattaaaggtgtgcgccaccacacctggcctcctcaGGGTTTTCAAACTTGCTATTCCTGTCATTTACATGATCTTCCTGGAGACAACTTCATGACTTAGCTCCTAAGCATCACCTCCTTGGGGATGGCATTCCTCCCGTTATCGTGACCACAGCCTGATATAGCCTGTATCTATTTACTATCTTCTTTATCACCATGAGGTGAGTTCCCTGAGCACAGGTGGCATTTGCCACGCTAGGCGTCTGACCAGAGCCTGAAAGCAGTGAATTGAGATGTGCTCTACATGTGAAACCCACACCAGATTAGGAAGACATATGGGGAAAATAATGGGAATTCCTTAATACTTTTGAATACTGATGATGATTGAAATGGTTCCGTTTTGGATATAGTGGGTTGAAGGAAATACACTACTCACATTAATCTcacctgtttcctttttttttcaaaaaaatatttgagagagagaggaagaggcagatagagaaagggtgtgccaaggcctccatccactgtaaacaaactgcagatgcatgcaccaccttgtgcatctggcttccgtgggcactggggaatcaaacctgggtccttgacttttgcaggcaagtcccttaaccattaagccatgtctccagggtggccttgaactcacactgatcctcctacctctgactcccaagtgctgggattaaaagcatgtgccaccacacctggcttcctttttctttttttaaatgtggttaaTGGAAAACTTGAAATTACATCTGTGCCACACATGTAATTGTGCTGAATGATGCCAATGTTGAACACGTTTGTTGAGGCTATCTGGGAAACAGATGGATGGAACTCCACTCTACATTTGTGTGGAGGGGTCCATGTTGCAAATACAGAACTGCCCTTCATCAGAGAACTGGACGTACCCATTGAGGTTTCTCACTCAACACACCTGCCATGTACCACGCCCAGGGGACAGAGTGGTCATCCAGCAGAAGGGCTGTCCCGGAAAGACTTCATCGACTCCAACTTAGGACACGGGAGGCCCCTTCTGGAGGCCTTTGTTTTCCAAGGGAGGCTAAAAGGTGAGCAGGTAGCAGTAGGTGGTGAGAGGAGAGGGCTGCAGAGTCAGGCTGCCCCTGCAAGGAACAGTGTGTCCAAACTCTGCAGCAGATGTCGCCACTGCACTTGTTAGAAACGAAAGCTTCTGCCTGCTTTAGCCAGTgtgatggctggaggcctgacCAAGTGGGTTCGATGTGCAGGAGCCCTGAGGCAAAGGCCTGGCTGTACCCTCAAGGGCAGGGGAGAACCCAGAAGACCAAGTAGGCTATTCAGAAGGCCCTCAGGAGATGTGCTCGAAAGGCCAGAGTGGAAATTCGGTAAGATCTTGCGTGGGGTGTGGTGGCTGAAGGCAGGGCCTGGGTAGCTGGGTCTGATGGCGCCCCAGCTGGCAGAAGATAGTGGTCCCCAGATTAGTCAGGATTTGTCACGTGGTCCTGTGCCCTTAGGGAGAGTGACATCATGGAGGTGATGGAGAAGGAAGAGACTTTTAAAGTCTGGGGTAGGAGAGGGGGGCCAGGAGCAAGCATCTGGTTCCGAAGTGTTTCCTTGAGGAGGGGGCTCGATCCTGTTTATAGACTCGGGGAATGACAATGGTCAGGAAGGCGAAGAGGGAAGACAGGAGCCATCCTGGTATGTCctgctctccagcccacatccacCCTGCCTGGCAGCTGGGCGGAGAGCAAAGATGTGCTCACACACCTGCAGGACAGAGGGAGGAGTATCCACCCTCCCTGCTCCTTCCTGCGAGAAGACACCTTCCTGGGATGTCCTCCTGGGTGGCTGCATTAGGGACATAGGAAAGAAGCAACTGTGGCTGTTTCGGGCATCGGATCCTAGCCATCCATGCTTATCAGTTCACAGACAGGCCGTGCAGGATGCACGTGTGCTCATATGCAAGCACACAGCTcatgtaacacacacatatatgcctgTGCACACATGAATGCAGAAGTGCACAACTGACCCAAGAGGTATGTatctgtgtgtacacatgtgcgcGCACCAGTGTGttcaggtgtgcatgtgtgcacacacacagccactCCTCTGAACAAGGGAGGGGATCGGGGGAAGCTGGCATCACAGTTGATTTTCGTCCTCGGTACAATAACCAGGTCCCCGGCTGTCCTCCGGTTCCCTTCCTCCCAGGCCCACTGTCGGCCTGGATCCCCGGCACGGAAGAAAGGCCCTGGGAATTGCGATGTTTACTGATCACAGTGCACGCGTCTTCGGCTCGGGCAAGGGTCCCAGGACAGTCCATGAGGACTCAATTCTGCGGCCAGGAGCCCCCATCCGAGGGCCTGGGACCCCCACCATCCATGCGCCCCGGGGCAGGACACGGCACGTTACTAGATGGCCAAGTCCTGACGTGCGACGGTAGCTAACGACGTCTTGCTGCGGGCGCTGCCGCCCTCGCCCTCGCTGTCTCCCGCCGGCGTGCCGTGCGCGTAGGCGGGCGGGCCGAAGGGGTCTGGGTCCGGGCGTCGCGAGGGcagcgcgggcggcggcggcgggagcaGCTTCCGCGCCTCCTCGTGCGCGCGGTTGCAGCGGTTGTCGCACTCCCCGGCGGCGCTGCCGGCGGCGCGCGGGCGGCGCCGGTCCTTCCAGAGCAGGTGGCCCAGCTCGGCCACGCTGAGCAGCGCCGACAGCAGCCCGACGGCGAAGTAGAAGACCACGAAGACGGTCTTCTCGGTGGGGCGGCTCACGAAGCAGTCGACCGTGTGCGGGCAGGGCGGCCCGGTGCACGCGAAGTGCGGGGCCACGCGGAAGCCGTAGAGCAGCGTCTGGCCGCCCAGGAAGGCGAGCTCGGCCAGCAGGCGCAGCGCCACGCTGAGCACGTAGCAGCGGCGCGCGCGGCGGGCGCGCACGACGCACGGCGCGCACGGGCTCTCGGGCAGGCTGCGCGCGCACGGGCTCTCGGGCAGGCTGCGCGCGCCGCCCCCCTCCTTGCTGGCCTGGTGCATGGAGTAGATGACGAACAGCACCGGCGGCGCCGACAGCAGCAGGATGTGGAAGAGCCAGAAGCGGTAATGGGAGACCGGGAAGGCGCGGTCGTAGCAGGTCTGACGACAGCCCGGCTGCAGCGTGTTGCACACGAACTCCTCCTGCTCGTCCTCGAACACGGCGCCGCCCACCGTGGCCAGCACCAGGATGCGGAAGATCAACATGATCACCAGCCAGAGGCGACCCACGAGCGGCGACTGCAGCTGCACGGCGTCCAGCAGCGAGCCGAGGAACGCCCACTCCCCCATGGCGCTGAGGACGcggggatggggatggggatggcggggtgggggtgggggaagaggaccGTCAGAGGCCGAGACTCACGGCGGTCTCTGCCCCTCTCCACTGAGCCTAACTTAAGGGGAGTCAGGGACCAAAGGTTTTGCCGGGACCAGTTAACTTTGGGATGGGAGTGTAGTAGATTCTCTGGTGGTCAGCTATGGGCTTCCTTCTCTTTGGGGCGGAGGGGTACTGGGAAGGACCCCGCCAGATCCCAGTGGGCTTGCTTGGCTAGACCCCGGTGGTCCTCCAGATTCCAGGCTCTTCCAAAGGGCCTATCCAGCCCCTGCTCTTTGTGCCAAGGTGCTTTCAGGGACGAGAGCCAGGTCTGGGACCCCAGACTCCACTTGAGACCCCTGGGGGCACGAGGGAGGGCACACTCGGTGACACCTactgccttctttctctcccaaccATTTCATTTTTGTCCTTTTCACTGCAGTGAGTTCCTATCAGGGTTGGAGGCTGACTCAAAAGTAGCTCCCGTTTCCCCAACTTCAGGATCCCTCACCCTCCAGGCACCTTCCCACTCTTACCCCAGCCAGGGGGGATGAGGACAGCCCGCTCCACCTATGCCCTGCCCTGGCTTCTGCCTTCCAGCATTTCTTGCAACCCTCCCCTGACACAGGGTCCTCACAGGCCTTtgatgccccctccccccccacgcGACCCCACTCACCCTTGGGGCTGGGACGTTAATGGCGAGCGCAGGACCTTGGGAGACAGCTGGGACCTGTTCCTCTTGGTCCctctttcattttcccttttgGATTTGGCTGGGATGGATGACAGGACAGGGATGGCTGAGAGGGGCTAGCTCTCCCCCTTCTCTTAAAGGGACAGGGTGACCATGCTGGATGGCTCCACCCTGGGAACAGACCGGGAGCCACGCCCCTTACTGGGTCCTGCCAGCCCTTCCTTTCCATTCCTCAACCCCCCAAGCGCATCCCATAGTCATGTCTCCATTAAGATGCATTGGGGTTAACCACAGCCACATCCTTTATTGAAGGAGTTCACGACAGAACCCTTCTATGACAGACTCCCCAAACTAAGGCCTAGGTGTGCTCTAAATAAGTGCCCCCTTTGAAGGTGGTCTTCAGACCAGCGGGAAATTCCTTTTGGTGATTTAGGAGACAGAAACATCTAATGGCTTCTGGCTTCAGCTCTGCCAGTTTTTGACCTTGTACACGTCATTCAGATCTTTTGGGCCAACATCTCCTAAACTGTCACCTGAGAagactgggccagctgagctCCAAGATTCATGTATCCcactttttatgtttgttttgaaacagggctgttctgtttagcccaggctggccttcaactcttgatcattctgcctcaacctcccaagttctgggattatatgtgtgcaccaccacacacagtttagTTCTCcatcttttatctatctatctatctatttattttaaggtagggtctcacgatagcccaggctaacctggaattcactatgtagtctcagtgtggcttcaaactcatggcaatcctcctacctctgcctctcaagtgctggggttaaaggcatgcaccaccatgcctagctagctACCTGGCTAGTTCtctattgtttctttctttttaaaaaattgttttaaatttatttttatttgagacagagagagggagaaagagagagagagagagagagagagagagagagagagagagagaatgggcattccagggccattagccactgcaaacgaactccagatgcatgtgccaccatgtacatctggtttacatgagacctggagaatcaaatctgggtccttaggcttagcaggcaagtgccttaaccgttaaaccatctctccagccctctactgtttctttttatttatttattagtgaaagaaagaatgggcaggcc
This is a stretch of genomic DNA from Jaculus jaculus isolate mJacJac1 chromosome 9, mJacJac1.mat.Y.cur, whole genome shotgun sequence. It encodes these proteins:
- the Gjd3 gene encoding gap junction delta-3 protein yields the protein MGEWAFLGSLLDAVQLQSPLVGRLWLVIMLIFRILVLATVGGAVFEDEQEEFVCNTLQPGCRQTCYDRAFPVSHYRFWLFHILLLSAPPVLFVIYSMHQASKEGGGARSLPESPCARSLPESPCAPCVVRARRARRCYVLSVALRLLAELAFLGGQTLLYGFRVAPHFACTGPPCPHTVDCFVSRPTEKTVFVVFYFAVGLLSALLSVAELGHLLWKDRRRPRAAGSAAGECDNRCNRAHEEARKLLPPPPPALPSRRPDPDPFGPPAYAHGTPAGDSEGEGGSARSKTSLATVARQDLAI